The Palaemon carinicauda isolate YSFRI2023 unplaced genomic scaffold, ASM3689809v2 scaffold9, whole genome shotgun sequence genomic interval ATGATAGTGGGAGGAAATACAATAAATCAGGGGAAGAGAAATTTGTGTGGTTAAAAAGAGCAAGTGAAGGTAGTGAAGATGCTTATTGTAAACTATGTAAGACTACTATTGCTCCAAAGGCTTCTCGACTTGCTGATCATGAAAAAACCAAAGGGCCCATGAGCAGGGTGAATGCTTCAGCAATGTCCCAGAAATTGCCAGTGAAAGTCTTTAATAAAAAAGACGATGAAATAAAGCGTGTTGAAATAGAACTTGCAGTTTCCTTTGCTTACCATTGCACAATAGCTAGTGTGGATCATGTGGgggaagtaataaaaagaaatggtaaAGGTAGTATATTAGAAAACATTCAGATTCATCGTACTAAATGCAGCAAAATAATTTCAAAAGTCGTTTCTCCAGCACTATTCCAAGAATTTAAAGATGATGTACAGGGGAAGAAATTTTGCGTACTTATTGATGAAAGCACAGATGTAGCTACTGATAAACATTTGTGTATTGTAATTAGGTATTACAGTGAATCAAAGTCTACTATTGTGACCGAGTTCGGAGGCCTCGCACCCGTTGTTGGAGCAACTGGTCATGAATTATTTGTGACTTTGAACAATACCCTGGAAAATATGGGGCTTGAATGGTCTAACTGTGTTGGGTTTGGGAGTGATGGGGCTTCAGCAATGATAGGTGAACACAATTCTGTTTGGTCTAGGGTAAGAGAGAAATCACCTAACTGTCAACTCAACAAGTGTGTCTGTCACTCCCTCGCACTTTGCgtggaaaaggcatttgacaaaTTACCCTCTAACTTAGGATATTTGTTACATGAAGTTCCTAAATGGTTTAGTAAGAGTGTCATACGAAGAGAAGCTTTCAAGGATCTGTTTAAGGTTATGGATgcaaatgaagaaagaaaaggacAACCCCTTCCATTTCAAAAACTCTCAAATACACGATGGTTGGTCAGAGgaaaaatcatatataatattCTTGTAAACTGGGAAGAGTTGAAGGCATATTTTTCAGTTGCTTTACCAAATGCAGATGCATCCTGTCGCTATAAAGCAAGGGAAATCTTTAATATGTTAAGAGATAAAGTaaatctcttatactttcattttgtGTCACCAATCGTGACAGATTTTGAAAGACTTAATGCTCTTTTTCAAGCTACCGATGGTGATCCCGAAGGCTTGGTAAAAGAATTACTTTTGATTCATAAAACTCTACAATATAGAGTACTTAACAAGAGGGGAGAATTTTTACCAACAAAGGATATCGACTATGGTGCTAAATTCACCAAGGAACTGAATACATACATAGAATTAGAAAATAACTCAAATGAAGTGGTAAAAATTGCAGATGAGATTAGGCACCGATGTTCAAGTTTCCTTTTTGAGGCCTTAAAACAAGTGGAAAATAGGCTCCCAGCATCAACAGCAATATTCCAAGGCCTCAGTGCATTCTCTCCTAGCAAGGTATTGAGCCAAACTGACCGTGTGTCTTTTAAAGATCTTCCATTGCCCCACTTAAGAAAAGATAATGAGGATAGCATCGAGCAGCAATACAGGAAAATATTGCATTTGTCATGGGCAGAAGAGTCTGTTTTTAATGGTGAGATTCCAAAGGAATCGGTTCCTTTTTGGTCCGGGGTCTTAGGGTACAAAAATTCAACTGGGAACCAGCCTTTCAAAGAATTAGGGAATTATGCAATGGCTTGCCTCACAACACCCATAAGTAATGCTGTTGTTGAAAGAATTTTTTCCTCTGTTACTTGCGTTAAGACAAAACTACGAAATCGAATGAGTACAGCAATGTTGGAGGCGATCCTTAGAACCCGTACTCATCTCCAGTTTCAAGGGAAATGTTGCAAGGACTTTAAAGTAAATCAAAACATGCTAGAGCTTTTCAATTCGGTAAATATGTATGAGAGGGAAGAGTCAGAGGGCGAAAATGCAGCCGATATCCTTGCAATTCTGAATATGAACTAATGAATAATCTCTAGTTAGAAATATGTTGTAATCATTACTAATATAATGTAAAACAGTAAAGAATGAACAGTTAAAGACAGGGAATGGAATTATTAGAAATATAAGAAGTATTAAATAAAAGAACtgaaattgtttcatatctttgtgaTAGGCTATTTACTAAGTAATTGTAATTCATTATAACTACACCTGTCTTAATTCCTTATAAATAAACGGAAGGTAAGAAGACTTCTTTCAATAAATAACCTTAAGAATAAACGATTGTAGGCTATACGGGATTAGCCTACTCAAAAATACAATACTAGTAATATgcgatctcttctctctctctcctcgctctctctctctctctctctctctctctctctctctctctctctctctctctctctctctctcgctctctctcctctctctctctctctctctctctctcctctctctctctctctctctctctctctctctctctctcttttcacatgcccataaaaaaatacacatatgcatttaattaatttatgctcatacttgtttgtgtgtttgaatgCATACAATGTGATACTAACTGCATGAGAGTAATGACAATAGATAAATGTAAATTCATGGCAAAGAAGTGAAGGATTAATACCTGATTTAGGCCTGCTACTCATGCATATCTAATTAATAGCCTTTTATACTACATACTTACATCtgcattactaataataataggctaatgaTAGTAgttagtgtaataaaaaaaaataatatttggccGTATTTTGGCCGTAAACCATAGTTGATTTGGCCGGTTTGGCCGTCATATGAAAATAATTTGGCCGTAGGAGATTTTTCCCATCTGGCAATCCTGACACGTGCTCGTCAGTTATCAAGCTgccgaggaggaggagaaggggtgcGGTCGAGCCTCTGGAAGGTCAAGTACGAGATTTCTTCATTTGTGGTTTTTTAGCCAAGACCTGTTCCTCCTCGGGTAATTCctacttcgtcttcttctttttttctaggACATAAGATGCCTTCGTAAGTCAGTTTTTGCACCTGAAGAATAAACAAGTATTTGGGTtcctgcaaaaaataaaaaatcagaaatcTAAAACTATCTTGTAACAAATTCTGTGATAAATatgtgatgtgatatatatatatatatatatatatatatatatatatatatatatatatatatatatatatgtgtgtgtgtgtgtgtgtgtgtgtgtgtgtgtcaacctgGGAAATTGGTAGAATTGCAAATGAAAGAACATAGAACGAAGCAAAGGCCGTAATTTAGTGCAACAATATGGTTAACAGATATATCATTTAATCGTGTCTTATTAACTCAACCAATAATATTGCTTTAAATTTAAACTCCAATATTTTTTAACCCGATCTTTAAATTAGACAAAAAACATTATCAAGTACAAGAATAATGTTGAGGTTAGACTTCATTACAGTGCTTAATGTAAAGAAGAAAAGGAGTTCCTTTTTGTAATCTACTTATATTTGGTTACCTTGGCCTAAGCTGCACCTTTTCACCTTTTGATTAAACTATGTGATGCTTCTCTTCTCGTTTACCTTTCTTTCTTTGGACACTATTTTTCCATAGTGTTTCATCTTTTATATGCGAACGATGTAGGAATAAAcacgtagtgctatagcctctgtaccatggtcttccactgtcttgggttagagttctcttgcttgagggtatactcgggcacactattctatttagtttctcttcctcttgttttgttgaagtttttattgtttatatatgaaatatttattttattgttgttactgttcttaaaatattgtatttttccttgtttcctttccttactgagctattttccctgttggggcccctgggcttatagcatcctccttttccaactagggttttagcttagcatttaataataataataataataataataatgataaaaggtaTTGCCTGATTCTACCTTTTATTCTGCTATGGTATTCGTTTAGAATAGAATATGACAGGTGACtccatcatatacatatgtatgtttacatatgtgtatgttgTATTGGTCATATCAGTTTGAATTATACATGAATTTATTCActgaatcctctattgatttaaTCAATTTATGAAAAGCGAAAATTATAGAATGGCAGCAAGAATCTctgggtttataaatactaaagaaaaattgaaaatttgtaattggaatgttagaaccatgaatctgattgggaagttacagcaagtggagagtgaatttatgaaatatggtttggatatcttgTTCCTAATTGAAATGcgatgtaaagggattggtaacgaaactttagaccaaggtaatatatatatatatatataatatatatatatatatatatatataatatatatatatatatatatatatatagtttaagatATAAgaactatacatatactgtatatgcctacgTATAAAAGTACAAATAGATTTATATTCAAACGCATATAAAGgtaaatctattggcgattgtttcattgttataccatgactcttgtccatagagtaacactgatctcactaaactgatatatagtctcattttatatgtaatttcaggcggtttgacttccacattttatttaacctagccattgtcagatttgttttcttcaatcttccactaaactccaattctaaagaccctgtattggagatcgcagttcctaaatacttaaaagattctacctcattaatcctttctccttccaatgatatttaatcttccattacatactctgttctcatcatctctctatttcttctacttatcttgagcccaatctcatgtgatatttcatgtactccggtaagcgagcattgcaaattctgtggtgttctgctaacaaggacagcgtcatcaacatactctaggtctgttaaattcctatcattaATCCAgtgtaatccttctccaccatctctgactactctacacattacgaaatccatgagaaggataaccaatataggtgacaacacattcccttggagtacaccgtTGATCacaggaaattcctttgataggactccattaacattaactttgcactttctgcccaggaacagacttaatcaaatttacatatttaagaggaattccataataaagtaggactctccacaaaattagccggtgcacaatatcaaaggctttttcatagtccacaaatgccatcaaaaggggatttctatattctatgcatagatttagtaggtttgagaacaaagccctcagaaggatattg includes:
- the LOC137637638 gene encoding protein FAM200C-like codes for the protein MSLSKPKWKGSYDSGRKYNKSGEEKFVWLKRASEGSEDAYCKLCKTTIAPKASRLADHEKTKGPMSRVNASAMSQKLPVKVFNKKDDEIKRVEIELAVSFAYHCTIASVDHVGEVIKRNGKGSILENIQIHRTKCSKIISKVVSPALFQEFKDDVQGKKFCVLIDESTDVATDKHLCIVIRYYSESKSTIVTEFGGLAPVVGATGHELFVTLNNTLENMGLEWSNCVGFGSDGASAMIGEHNSVWSRVREKSPNCQLNKCVCHSLALCVEKAFDKLPSNLGYLLHEVPKWFSKSVIRREAFKDLFKVMDANEERKGQPLPFQKLSNTRWLVRGKIIYNILVNWEELKAYFSVALPNADASCRYKAREIFNMLRDKVNLLYFHFVSPIVTDFERLNALFQATDGDPEGLVKELLLIHKTLQYRVLNKRGEFLPTKDIDYGAKFTKELNTYIELENNSNEVVKIADEIRHRCSSFLFEALKQVENRLPASTAIFQGLSAFSPSKVLSQTDRVSFKDLPLPHLRKDNEDSIEQQYRKILHLSWAEESVFNGEIPKESVPFWSGVLGYKNSTGNQPFKELGNYAMACLTTPISNAVVERIFSSVTCVKTKLRNRMSTAMLEAILRTRTHLQFQGKCCKDFKVNQNMLELFNSVNMYEREESEGENAADILAILNMN